TATTGCAGAGGAGATGGCTTATGCATGGATGATGAAGATCGGCACTCAATACGTTGAGGATGAGGTTTTCGTTTCAAATTTCTTATCAGATTTCATGAAACATCTACCAAATGAACTCTCTGAGATTTCAATTAAAGACCTTGACTTCTCGGATTTTTTAAAACACCGAGAAAAGGAAAAGGAATGGAAAAGTGTTTCTGAAAATAAAAAGAGACTAGCAGCAGAACGAAAAGAATTACGCCTCGCCATGAAACAGAAATATGGTTATGCTGAGATAGATGGAAATCAGACCGAGATCGCAAATTGGATGGTAGAACCACCAGGTCTCTTTATGGGTCGTGGAAAACATCCTTTGCGAGGACATTGGAAGCCTCGGGTTTATCACAAGGATGTGACTTTGAACTTAGATAAGGAAGCACCAGTGCCGAAGGGAAACTGGGGGAAAATAGTTCACGATCATAATTCGATGTGGCTGGCTTCTTGGACTGAAAAACTCACAGGCAAGAGAAAATATGTCTGGTTACATGACAGTTCCTCATTACGTCAGCAACGAGATAAGTCGAAATATGATAATGCTAAAAAGTTAGAGAAACGGTTGGACCAAGTACGTAAATATATCATAAAGGGTATGAAGTCCAATGATGAGAAGATCAGAAAGCTTGCCACTGTCTCCTACCTAATTGATAATCTTTGTATGAGGGTTGGAGATGAAAAGGAAAAAGATGAAGCTGACACGGTAGGCGCATCCACTCTAAGAGTAGAGCATGTAGTGATCGATAAGGAGTGCATTCGCTTCAACTTTCTAGGAAAGGATAGCGTGCTCTGGGAGAAGAGTTTAACTATCAATGATGAATTTAGTAAACTGTTTAAAGAAAACCTCCTGAGATTTAAAAAAGGTAAAAGACCAGAGCAACCAATATTCGATGAGATTAATTCCTATTACGTTAACAAGTTCCTATCAAAGGCTGTAAAGGGGTTGACAGCTAAAAACTTCAGAACATTCCACGCCACTAATATAGTGAGGCGTTATTTATCAGAACACGATTCTTTTCAAGGAGGAACTTCAGATCACTTAAAGTTATTCTATGCGAAGATAGCAAATCTCAAAGCAGCTATCACATGTAATCATAAGAGAACTCCTCCCAAGACTTGGGAAAGCTCCTTAGATAAAAAGTATGAACGTTTAAGAAAGTTAAAGGAAACAATTCCAAAGACTGATAAAAGTAGAGCAAATCTAAAGGAGAGAATCCTAAAGGCTGATCTAGCAGTTAGACTCCATGAAGAAACGCGAGATTACAACTTGACTGCTTCTTTACGTAATTATATCGATCCTAGAGTTTATAAATCTTGGGCGAAATATATAGAGTTAGAGTGGGATAAAATATATACCAAGACACTACAGAGTAAGTTTGCATGGGCAAGACGTTCTGGTCAAAATTGGGACCGTTTGAAAATTCTTCCAGTGAAGTCTTGATATTAATAAATTACCTAAAGCCATTGATTCAAGATTTTTAAAGTCTCTTGTATTTAGGATGAAAACAAGATATCTTAAAAAATAAGTGGGTTGGGCCCCATATCTTCCAGATTAGGCTCATAATGTTAAAGATGGAACTACATATTGTAGAATGAGTGAGAAGCAATCTAGATTGATTGTATACTATTTTTTATTTTTTACAGGATAAGTTAAGCATATAAATTATAAAGAGGCATTCTATTATAATTATTAAGAGGTTTGCTCAACCTATCTTTCTGCAAGAAAGAAACAAGATGGCTTCCGAATAGTCTATACGCTCCATTAGACAAAGTTATAACGAATTTTTATCTAAAAAGATTATAACTAATATTGTCAATTTTCTTAGACATTTTAAACTAATTCATCAAATAAATCTTAAAGTAAAAGGCTTATAAATAAGATATTTTTATTCTATTAGAAATAAAATGAAAAAAATTTTAATCGCTGGATTTTTGATACTTACAATTCTCTTTTCATTTTCTATAGTTCCAAGTCACACCCTAGTGGAGACAGTTTTAAGCAGGGATTTGGTAATAGATCTTGGCGCAGGTTTAACGACTAACGCTCAGCTGACCATTCCCGCTGTTGGAGAAGGGCCTTTCCCAGGAGTTATTCTAGTACATGGATCTGGTCCTATGGATATGAATGAGTATCTACCTCCCTTAGTTACTGGAACAGGGGAACCCTCAAGACCCTTTCTCCAGATAGCAGAATATCTTTCAGAGAGAGGTTTCGTGGTGCTACGGTACAACAAGAGAGGAATCGGTCTAAATATGACAGTGTTGGATCAAAATGTATACGGAAATATGACGGTTCAAGATTTAATAGGAGATGCTGAGAAGGCAATTGAAGTTCTTATACAACAACCTGAAGTCGATATAAACGATATAACTATAATCGGTCACAGTGAGGGAACTGCCATAGCACCGATAATTGCCGATGAAGATCCTAGAGTGAAGAAAATGGTACTTATGAGTGCATACGCTCAAAACCTTAGTGATGTAATATACTATCAGCTAGTCGATCGGACAATATTCTTTGCTGAAGAAATAGATACAAATGATGATGGATTACTTTCAATACAAGAAGTATATGCAACTATGGAAGTTGAAAATGTAGAACTATCGCCGCTCCCACCCGAATTGATGATAGAAAACAGCACAGGAGTATGGCTCTGGTATCCAGAACTTGATGCGAACGAAGACAGCTATTTTAGCATTGACGAAGAGTTGAAACCTCTGAGGATTGGAGCGTTCGAATGGTTTACAACGACCGAGTTTCCAGGATCTATATGGTTGCATTCGCACTTCATTATGGATACAAATTTAGCTTTAATTGGAAACATTTCTGCAAGTATCCTGATACTTCAGGGAGAAAACGACACACAGGCCCCCGTTGAGGAAGCCTTCCTTTTAGAACAAAGATTGACGGAGATACATCATCCCGATCACACTCTGATCACCTATCCAGGTATCGGACACACGTTCTATCCTACAAACGGCTGGATACAACCTCTTGGACCCATACAAGAATACGTTCTATCAGACCTTGCTACATGGCTCAAAGATCCAGATAGGGATTTAAATCAACAAATCAGCGAACTTCGATCAACTTTGGATGCAACTACAACGCTGGCCTACATCGCAATCGGAATCGCCATAATAGCAGTTGTAGTTGCGGTTGTAATGACATTACGCAGACGCCCAGAATCCAAGATTATCGAGTAAGGCTATATCGATTTAGTTATGCTATGCAATAGTAG
This region of Candidatus Methylarchaceae archaeon HK02M2 genomic DNA includes:
- a CDS encoding alpha/beta hydrolase; translation: MKKILIAGFLILTILFSFSIVPSHTLVETVLSRDLVIDLGAGLTTNAQLTIPAVGEGPFPGVILVHGSGPMDMNEYLPPLVTGTGEPSRPFLQIAEYLSERGFVVLRYNKRGIGLNMTVLDQNVYGNMTVQDLIGDAEKAIEVLIQQPEVDINDITIIGHSEGTAIAPIIADEDPRVKKMVLMSAYAQNLSDVIYYQLVDRTIFFAEEIDTNDDGLLSIQEVYATMEVENVELSPLPPELMIENSTGVWLWYPELDANEDSYFSIDEELKPLRIGAFEWFTTTEFPGSIWLHSHFIMDTNLALIGNISASILILQGENDTQAPVEEAFLLEQRLTEIHHPDHTLITYPGIGHTFYPTNGWIQPLGPIQEYVLSDLATWLKDPDRDLNQQISELRSTLDATTTLAYIAIGIAIIAVVVAVVMTLRRRPESKIIE
- a CDS encoding DNA topoisomerase I; its protein translation is IAEEMAYAWMMKIGTQYVEDEVFVSNFLSDFMKHLPNELSEISIKDLDFSDFLKHREKEKEWKSVSENKKRLAAERKELRLAMKQKYGYAEIDGNQTEIANWMVEPPGLFMGRGKHPLRGHWKPRVYHKDVTLNLDKEAPVPKGNWGKIVHDHNSMWLASWTEKLTGKRKYVWLHDSSSLRQQRDKSKYDNAKKLEKRLDQVRKYIIKGMKSNDEKIRKLATVSYLIDNLCMRVGDEKEKDEADTVGASTLRVEHVVIDKECIRFNFLGKDSVLWEKSLTINDEFSKLFKENLLRFKKGKRPEQPIFDEINSYYVNKFLSKAVKGLTAKNFRTFHATNIVRRYLSEHDSFQGGTSDHLKLFYAKIANLKAAITCNHKRTPPKTWESSLDKKYERLRKLKETIPKTDKSRANLKERILKADLAVRLHEETRDYNLTASLRNYIDPRVYKSWAKYIELEWDKIYTKTLQSKFAWARRSGQNWDRLKILPVKS